A region of Streptomyces sp. R44 DNA encodes the following proteins:
- a CDS encoding HEAT repeat domain-containing protein translates to MTMANEATNTMRALRGLGSESASVRLRAALAVGSAPDPRWVDELVGRCAIEPDFQVREMLTWALTRHSPALTLPRLLGELRSEPAQARSQALHTLSKIGDRQAWPAITRELMTDPDDEVARSAWRAAVVLVPAGAESELAGVLATQLGRGGRETQLSLSRALIALGEAMTPVLRAAQSDPRPDVRRHAIATEKLSRDPDAGFDFAIEEARRVLVLGPSGQEE, encoded by the coding sequence ATGACCATGGCGAACGAGGCCACGAACACGATGCGGGCTCTGCGGGGGCTCGGGAGCGAGAGCGCGTCGGTGCGGCTGCGCGCCGCACTCGCGGTGGGCTCGGCACCGGACCCGCGGTGGGTCGACGAGCTCGTCGGCCGCTGCGCGATCGAGCCGGACTTCCAGGTACGCGAAATGCTCACGTGGGCGCTCACCCGCCACTCGCCGGCGCTGACGCTCCCCCGGCTCCTGGGCGAACTCCGCTCGGAGCCGGCCCAGGCGCGCAGCCAGGCCCTGCACACCCTGTCCAAGATCGGGGACCGTCAGGCCTGGCCCGCGATCACCCGCGAGCTCATGACCGACCCGGACGACGAGGTGGCGCGGAGTGCCTGGCGGGCGGCGGTCGTCCTCGTGCCCGCGGGCGCGGAGTCCGAGCTCGCCGGAGTGCTCGCGACCCAGCTCGGGCGGGGTGGGCGCGAGACGCAGCTGAGCCTCAGCCGGGCGCTGATCGCGCTCGGCGAGGCGATGACGCCGGTCCTGCGCGCCGCGCAGTCGGATCCCCGCCCCGATGTCCGCCGGCACGCGATCGCCACGGAGAAGCTGTCGCGCGACCCGGACGCCGGGTTCGACTTCGCGATCGAGGAGGCCAGGCGGGTCTTGGTGCTCGGCCCGTCCGGCCAGGAGGAGTGA
- a CDS encoding HEAT repeat domain-containing protein, with protein sequence MLIGDVAKHSGVSARMLRHYEALGLVRPTGRTGGGYREYAEADIRRIFHIESLRSLGLSLREVGRALDDPGFAPSELVDDLIRQTRERIAAETELLTRLRRIGSAEPAGWQDVLQVVALLQALGSKSPETRQRAALSSAEDAPVPVEALVEAVLSEADPIVAGALRWALARSDDGGLPLLARGLGSPVAEVRKRAVRSVAEIPGEEATALLREALADPEVAVRRCAALELGARGVADAVPTLVDMIVEEANDVDAADALSGLASRPALADRITGLLVERLAHGTTGASERRRLAQALADIAGDAASRALAELSEDEDRAVALTATYILGMREAR encoded by the coding sequence GTGTTGATCGGTGACGTGGCGAAGCACTCCGGGGTCAGCGCCCGCATGCTCAGGCACTACGAGGCGCTCGGCCTCGTGCGGCCGACGGGCCGCACGGGCGGCGGCTACCGGGAGTACGCGGAAGCGGACATCCGGCGCATCTTCCACATCGAGAGCCTGCGGTCCCTGGGGCTTTCGCTGCGCGAGGTCGGGCGGGCGCTGGACGATCCCGGCTTCGCGCCCTCGGAGCTCGTCGACGACCTGATCCGGCAGACACGCGAACGCATCGCGGCGGAGACGGAGCTGCTCACGCGGCTGCGCCGGATCGGTTCCGCGGAGCCCGCAGGCTGGCAGGACGTCCTCCAGGTCGTCGCCCTCCTCCAGGCGCTCGGCTCGAAGAGCCCGGAGACGCGCCAGCGCGCCGCGCTGTCCTCGGCGGAGGACGCGCCGGTGCCCGTGGAGGCGCTGGTCGAGGCGGTGCTGAGCGAGGCGGACCCGATCGTCGCGGGAGCCCTCCGCTGGGCCCTCGCACGCTCGGACGACGGCGGGCTGCCGCTCCTCGCCCGCGGCCTCGGGTCACCGGTGGCCGAGGTCAGGAAGCGCGCCGTGCGGTCCGTCGCCGAGATCCCCGGCGAGGAGGCGACCGCCCTGCTGCGGGAGGCCCTCGCGGACCCCGAGGTCGCGGTGCGGAGGTGCGCCGCCCTGGAGCTGGGGGCACGCGGCGTGGCCGACGCGGTACCGACGCTCGTCGACATGATCGTCGAGGAGGCGAACGACGTCGACGCCGCCGACGCGCTGAGCGGGCTGGCGAGCCGTCCCGCGCTCGCGGACCGGATCACCGGCCTGCTGGTCGAGCGCCTCGCCCACGGCACGACGGGGGCGTCCGAGCGCCGGCGCCTCGCGCAGGCCCTCGCGGACATCGCCGGCGACGCGGCCTCACGGGCGCTGGCGGAGCTGTCCGAGGACGAGGACCGCGCGGTCGCGCTGACCGCGACGTACATCCTCGGGATGCGCGAAGCGCGCTGA
- a CDS encoding dihydrofolate reductase, producing the protein MNIGLIWAQTTDGVIGADNTIPWRLPEDMAHFKATTLGHPVIMGRKTWDSLPARFRPLVGRRNIVVTRDAQWTAEGAERAGSIEAALDLAAGVAQPADEAVAWVMGGGEVYRAALPHARTLSVTEIDTAVDGDTYAPTVEADWQAAEDTGWRDSTTGLRYRIRRYTRP; encoded by the coding sequence GTGAACATCGGGCTCATCTGGGCGCAGACCACCGACGGCGTGATCGGCGCCGACAACACGATCCCGTGGCGGCTCCCCGAGGACATGGCGCACTTCAAGGCGACCACCCTCGGCCACCCCGTGATCATGGGCCGTAAGACCTGGGACTCGCTGCCCGCCCGCTTCCGTCCCCTGGTGGGCCGCCGCAACATCGTGGTGACCCGGGACGCGCAGTGGACGGCCGAGGGCGCGGAGCGCGCCGGATCCATCGAGGCGGCCCTCGACCTGGCGGCCGGGGTGGCGCAGCCGGCCGACGAGGCCGTCGCCTGGGTCATGGGAGGCGGCGAGGTCTACCGCGCCGCCCTGCCCCACGCCCGGACACTCTCGGTGACGGAAATCGACACCGCGGTCGACGGCGACACCTACGCCCCGACCGTCGAGGCCGACTGGCAGGCCGCGGAGGACACCGGCTGGCGGGACTCCACGACCGGCCTGCGCTACCGCATCCGCCGGTACACCCGCCCGTGA
- a CDS encoding thymidylate synthase produces the protein MADTQYEDLLKTVLTSGTAKADRTGTGTRSIFGHQLRYDLSQGFPLVTTKKVHLKSIVYELLWFLRGDSNVGWLQENGVSIWDEWADDKGELGPVYGVQWRSWPTPDGRHIDQIGQVLDTLRRDPDSRRMIVSAWNVAELDRMALAPCHAFFQFYVADGKLSCQLYQRSADLFLGVPFNIASYALLTHMVAQQTGLEPGDFIWTGGDCHIYDNHVAQVTEQLSRTPYAFPELKLHKADSLFDYAFSDVEIVGYQHHPGIKAPVAV, from the coding sequence GTGGCGGATACCCAGTATGAAGACCTGTTGAAGACGGTGCTCACCTCGGGAACGGCGAAGGCCGACCGGACGGGCACAGGCACCCGGAGCATCTTCGGGCACCAGCTCCGCTACGACCTCTCGCAGGGATTCCCGCTGGTCACCACCAAGAAGGTGCACCTCAAATCGATCGTGTACGAGCTGCTGTGGTTCCTCCGCGGCGACTCCAACGTCGGCTGGCTCCAGGAGAACGGCGTCTCCATCTGGGACGAGTGGGCCGACGACAAGGGCGAGCTGGGGCCCGTCTACGGCGTGCAGTGGCGTTCCTGGCCCACGCCCGACGGCCGGCACATCGACCAGATCGGCCAGGTCCTCGACACGCTGCGCCGCGACCCGGACTCGCGCCGCATGATCGTGTCCGCCTGGAACGTCGCCGAACTCGACCGGATGGCGCTGGCTCCCTGCCACGCCTTCTTCCAGTTCTACGTCGCCGACGGCAAGCTCTCCTGCCAGCTGTACCAGCGCAGCGCGGACCTGTTCCTCGGCGTCCCGTTCAACATCGCCAGCTACGCCCTGCTCACCCACATGGTGGCGCAGCAGACCGGTCTGGAGCCGGGCGACTTCATCTGGACCGGCGGCGACTGCCACATCTACGACAACCACGTGGCGCAGGTGACCGAGCAGCTCAGCCGTACTCCGTACGCGTTCCCCGAGCTGAAGCTGCACAAGGCAGACTCGCTGTTCGACTACGCCTTCTCCGACGTCGAGATCGTGGGCTACCAGCACCACCCCGGCATCAAGGCTCCGGTGGCGGTGTGA
- a CDS encoding nitrilase-related carbon-nitrogen hydrolase: MSPISAESRRTVTVAVAQAAAPLLDTPAAVARAEELVREAADRGAEVVVLPEAFIGGYPKGLDFGITVGSRSPEGRDLFRRYHAAAVEVPGPETETLAAVTRELGVHAVIGAVERQGGTLYCVALFFGPDGYLGLHRKLMPTAAERYLWGQGDGSTLTVVDTGTARLGAAICWENYMPLLRTAMYAKGVDLWCAPTVDDRDAWQATMRHIALEGRCFVLAACQYLRRDGLPDDLHPVQGEEPDTVLIGGGSVIVSPLGEVLAGPLRDGEGILTAELDLDALAGARFDLDTTGHYARPDVFTLHVDETARTTVTRG, from the coding sequence ATGAGCCCGATCTCCGCGGAGTCCCGCCGCACCGTGACCGTCGCCGTCGCCCAGGCGGCCGCCCCGCTCCTCGACACCCCGGCCGCGGTGGCCCGGGCCGAGGAACTCGTCCGCGAGGCCGCCGACCGGGGCGCGGAGGTCGTCGTCCTCCCCGAGGCGTTCATCGGCGGCTACCCCAAGGGACTGGACTTCGGCATCACGGTCGGCAGCCGCAGCCCCGAGGGCCGTGACCTCTTCCGCCGCTACCACGCCGCCGCCGTCGAGGTCCCGGGCCCGGAGACCGAGACGCTCGCCGCCGTCACCCGGGAGCTCGGCGTCCACGCCGTGATCGGCGCGGTCGAACGCCAGGGCGGCACCCTGTACTGCGTCGCGCTCTTCTTCGGCCCCGACGGCTACCTCGGCCTGCACCGCAAGCTCATGCCCACCGCCGCCGAGCGCTACCTCTGGGGCCAGGGAGACGGCTCCACCCTGACAGTCGTCGACACCGGCACTGCCCGCCTCGGCGCGGCGATCTGCTGGGAGAACTACATGCCGCTGCTGCGCACCGCGATGTACGCCAAGGGCGTGGACCTGTGGTGCGCGCCGACCGTCGACGACCGCGACGCCTGGCAGGCCACCATGCGGCACATCGCCCTGGAGGGCCGCTGCTTCGTCCTCGCCGCCTGCCAGTACCTGCGCCGCGACGGCCTGCCGGACGACCTCCACCCCGTCCAGGGCGAGGAGCCCGACACCGTACTGATCGGCGGCGGCTCCGTCATCGTCTCCCCGCTGGGCGAGGTCCTCGCCGGGCCGCTGCGCGACGGCGAGGGCATCCTGACCGCCGAGCTCGACCTCGACGCGCTCGCGGGCGCCCGCTTCGACCTCGACACCACCGGCCACTACGCCCGCCCCGACGTCTTCACCCTCCACGTCGACGAAACCGCCCGCACGACCGTGACCAGGGGATAG
- a CDS encoding serine hydrolase, which produces MSTVRWLAAAGLTALLGATAPGPSPPPDQPPPRLDDADVKRAVDRLDGVVRDAMKRTGVPGVAVAVVHDGKVIHLKGYGVRKAGESAAVDADTVFQLASVSKPIASTVVSGAVGTEGWTRPVAPDVPGFALKDPWVTSHVTVADLFSHRSGLPDHAGDLLEDLGYDRSYILSHLRYEPLAPFRASYAYTNFGLTAAAQAVADEKGVPWEKLAADTLYKPAGMNSTSSRFEDFEQASDRAWGHVKVDGAWKAEFVRDPDAQSPAGGVSSSARDMATWLKLQLANGKLDGRQIVDAAALERTHWPESVASPPRAPAGRTGFYGLGWNVSYDDEGRLRLSHTGAFAQGAHTNVTMLPGEQLGIVVLTNTSPVGVADAVALDFFDIAQTGEISRDWIPLVDALYQQQADEGRSKTDYAHPPSGAAPAQAADTYAGTYVSPYYGRAEVVAGPDGTLSLDLGPKPQRYRLTHYDGDTFSFPTAGENAVGLTGVTFTPNGKSFTVEYLDTEGLGTFTRTGGS; this is translated from the coding sequence GTGAGCACCGTTCGATGGCTTGCCGCTGCAGGACTCACCGCGCTCCTCGGCGCTACGGCCCCGGGGCCGTCACCGCCCCCGGATCAGCCCCCGCCCCGACTCGACGACGCGGACGTGAAACGTGCCGTCGACCGGCTCGACGGAGTCGTCCGGGACGCCATGAAGCGGACCGGGGTGCCGGGCGTCGCCGTCGCCGTCGTCCACGACGGCAAGGTGATCCACCTGAAGGGGTACGGCGTGCGCAAGGCCGGCGAGAGTGCGGCCGTCGACGCCGACACCGTCTTCCAACTGGCCTCCGTCTCCAAGCCGATCGCGTCCACCGTCGTCTCCGGAGCGGTGGGCACGGAGGGCTGGACGCGGCCGGTGGCCCCCGATGTGCCGGGCTTCGCCCTCAAGGACCCGTGGGTCACCTCCCACGTGACGGTCGCCGATCTGTTCTCGCACCGCAGCGGCCTGCCCGATCACGCCGGGGACCTGCTCGAAGACCTCGGCTACGACCGCTCGTACATCCTGTCGCATCTGCGGTACGAGCCCCTGGCCCCGTTCCGCGCGAGCTACGCCTACACCAACTTCGGGCTCACGGCCGCCGCCCAGGCGGTCGCCGACGAGAAGGGCGTGCCGTGGGAGAAGCTCGCCGCCGACACGCTCTACAAGCCGGCCGGCATGAACTCCACCAGCTCGCGCTTCGAGGACTTCGAGCAGGCGTCCGACCGGGCCTGGGGCCATGTGAAGGTCGACGGCGCCTGGAAGGCGGAGTTCGTACGGGACCCGGACGCGCAGTCGCCCGCCGGTGGCGTCAGTTCCAGTGCCCGTGACATGGCGACCTGGCTGAAGCTCCAGCTCGCCAACGGCAAGCTCGACGGCCGGCAGATCGTCGACGCCGCCGCCCTGGAGCGCACCCACTGGCCCGAATCGGTCGCCAGTCCGCCCCGGGCCCCGGCCGGCCGGACCGGGTTCTACGGCCTCGGCTGGAACGTGAGTTACGACGACGAGGGCCGGCTCAGGCTCTCGCACACGGGGGCGTTCGCCCAGGGCGCGCACACCAACGTGACGATGCTGCCCGGCGAGCAGCTCGGCATCGTCGTCCTCACCAACACCTCACCGGTCGGCGTCGCCGACGCCGTCGCCCTCGACTTCTTCGACATCGCGCAGACCGGCGAGATCAGCCGCGACTGGATTCCGCTCGTGGACGCGCTGTACCAGCAACAGGCGGACGAGGGCCGGTCGAAGACCGACTACGCCCACCCGCCGTCCGGTGCCGCGCCGGCCCAGGCCGCCGACACGTACGCGGGCACGTACGTGAGCCCGTACTACGGGCGCGCAGAGGTCGTCGCGGGTCCGGACGGCACCCTGTCGCTCGACCTGGGCCCGAAGCCGCAGAGGTACCGGCTCACGCACTACGACGGCGACACGTTCAGCTTCCCGACGGCCGGCGAGAACGCCGTGGGCCTGACCGGGGTCACCTTCACCCCGAACGGAAAGTCGTTCACCGTCGAGTACTTGGACACGGAGGGCCTGGGCACGTTCACCCGCACCGGCGGCTCATGA
- a CDS encoding TIGR03618 family F420-dependent PPOX class oxidoreductase — protein MTQGPAPRPLSDDALSALLSTQRFGTLATNKRSGHPHLTTMLYSWDPEARIVRFSTTADRVKVKQLRRDPRAAVHVPGGDVWSFAVAEGEAEVSEITTTPGDATGRELLAMIPEDARPGDESAFLEQQVAERRVVIRLKVSRLYGTALDIEG, from the coding sequence ATGACTCAAGGTCCCGCACCCCGGCCCCTGTCCGACGACGCACTCTCCGCGCTGCTGAGCACGCAACGGTTCGGCACCCTCGCCACCAACAAGCGCAGTGGCCATCCTCATCTGACCACCATGCTCTACAGCTGGGACCCCGAGGCGCGCATCGTGCGGTTCTCCACCACCGCCGACCGCGTCAAGGTGAAGCAGCTCCGGCGTGATCCGCGGGCGGCCGTCCACGTGCCGGGCGGCGACGTGTGGTCGTTCGCCGTGGCCGAGGGCGAGGCCGAGGTCTCGGAGATCACGACCACGCCCGGGGACGCGACCGGGCGGGAGCTGCTCGCGATGATTCCGGAGGACGCGAGGCCGGGGGACGAGAGCGCGTTCCTGGAGCAACAGGTCGCCGAGCGCCGGGTGGTCATCCGGCTGAAGGTCTCGCGTCTGTACGGGACGGCGCTCGACATCGAGGGCTGA
- a CDS encoding TROVE domain-containing protein, with translation MLVAPHILAAARAMPSSPPRLYHPPVGQVLRTYSGGPAFVREPRDELFLLAVGNFVSQGTFYEGGEERDARYTRLVGRLAVEDPEWTAGLLRWLRGEGNMRTASLVGAAAYVRARLKAGATDGPSNRSVIDSVLQRADEPGELLAHWISAHGRNVPQPVKRGIADGVRRLYTSRSLLKYDTASKAFRFGDVLNLVHATPDPDKPWQGALFRYALDRRHHPERAVPPASDQLLTAHRALMESAPEERRALVTGPGGSERLAAAGMTWEAVAGWLHGPMDAAVWEALIPTMGPMALLRNLRNFDEAGISDEVAALVAGRLSDASEVARSRQFPFRYLAAHQHAPSPRWAAPLERALGHSLANVPALPGRTLILVDRSDSMFWDTVSERSKLTRADAAAVFGTALAMRAEQGDLVEFGWGSAKVPYEPGEPVLEVLKRFRSMGGTYTANAVRKHYRAHDRILIVTDEQTAPYAPAVPAETVPSGIPVYTWNLAGYQPAHGPTGRHRHTFGGLTDAAFRMVGLIEAGGQAVWPWASEKNAPT, from the coding sequence ATGCTCGTCGCCCCGCACATCCTGGCGGCCGCCCGCGCCATGCCCTCGTCACCACCACGGCTTTACCACCCGCCCGTCGGGCAGGTGCTCCGCACCTATTCGGGCGGTCCGGCCTTCGTCCGGGAGCCCCGTGACGAACTCTTCCTCCTCGCCGTCGGCAACTTCGTCTCCCAGGGGACGTTCTACGAGGGCGGGGAGGAGCGGGACGCGCGCTACACCCGGCTCGTCGGCCGACTCGCCGTCGAGGACCCCGAGTGGACGGCCGGCCTGCTGCGCTGGCTGCGCGGCGAGGGCAACATGCGCACGGCGTCCCTGGTGGGCGCCGCCGCGTACGTACGGGCCCGGCTCAAGGCCGGGGCCACCGACGGTCCGTCCAACCGGTCCGTGATCGACTCCGTGCTCCAGCGCGCCGACGAGCCCGGCGAACTGCTCGCCCACTGGATCTCGGCCCACGGGCGGAACGTGCCGCAGCCCGTGAAGCGGGGCATCGCCGACGGCGTGCGCCGGCTGTACACGTCCCGGTCCCTGCTCAAGTACGACACCGCGTCCAAGGCCTTCCGCTTCGGCGACGTGCTCAACCTCGTGCACGCCACCCCCGACCCGGACAAGCCGTGGCAGGGCGCGCTCTTCCGGTACGCGCTGGACCGCCGTCACCACCCCGAGCGGGCGGTCCCGCCGGCCTCCGACCAGCTGCTGACCGCCCACCGGGCGCTGATGGAATCGGCGCCGGAGGAGCGGCGTGCCCTGGTGACCGGACCGGGCGGCTCCGAGCGGCTCGCCGCGGCGGGCATGACGTGGGAGGCCGTGGCGGGCTGGCTGCACGGACCGATGGACGCGGCTGTCTGGGAGGCCCTGATCCCCACGATGGGGCCGATGGCGCTCCTGCGGAACCTGCGGAACTTCGACGAGGCCGGAATCTCGGACGAGGTCGCGGCCCTGGTCGCCGGACGTCTCTCGGACGCCTCCGAGGTCGCCCGGTCCCGCCAGTTCCCCTTCCGCTACCTGGCCGCCCATCAGCACGCGCCCTCGCCGCGCTGGGCGGCCCCGTTGGAACGGGCACTCGGCCACTCCCTGGCCAACGTACCGGCCCTGCCCGGCCGGACCCTGATCCTCGTGGACCGGTCCGACTCCATGTTCTGGGACACCGTCTCCGAGCGGTCGAAGCTGACCCGTGCGGACGCGGCCGCCGTGTTCGGCACCGCGCTGGCCATGCGCGCGGAGCAGGGAGACCTGGTGGAGTTCGGCTGGGGCAGCGCAAAGGTGCCGTACGAACCCGGCGAGCCGGTCCTTGAGGTGCTGAAACGCTTCCGCAGTATGGGAGGCACGTACACCGCGAACGCGGTACGGAAGCACTACCGGGCCCACGACCGGATCCTGATCGTCACCGACGAACAGACCGCCCCGTACGCGCCTGCCGTGCCCGCCGAGACGGTCCCGTCCGGCATCCCGGTCTACACCTGGAACCTGGCGGGGTATCAGCCCGCCCACGGCCCCACGGGCCGCCACCGGCACACCTTCGGCGGCCTCACGGACGCCGCGTTCCGCATGGTCGGGCTCATCGAGGCGGGCGGGCAGGCCGTCTGGCCGTGGGCGTCGGAGAAGAACGCCCCGACCTGA
- a CDS encoding sensor histidine kinase, producing the protein MLRGGTVGRRFTILYAAGFLGSGIVLLVLTYVMSGVRLSAPAPGNVPASPANLSDAQQQIRGLQNQLAEVHARQEHRMVVAWLLALVVMAALSLLLGRLLARRVLRPLRLITAATRRISAENLHERLAVTGPADEVKELADTVDGLLERLEASFVAQRRFVGNASHELRTPLATIRASLDVAVAKPEPAAQTLALAGRVRTELDRVDHLLDGFLLLARAQHGAFSDRTLVSLGELARGALGGRAPDIAAKGLGVDAEAGEAAWTRGSAVLLSRMVQNVVDNAIAHNEESGWIRVATDSDGSGVRLVVESGGPVLEQGRVDRLGQPFERLGAARTGSEGGSGLGLSIVAAIVAAHGGGLVLLARPEGGLRVMVTLPSAAPENDAVRAGVRA; encoded by the coding sequence ATGCTGCGGGGCGGGACTGTCGGACGGCGCTTCACGATTTTGTACGCGGCGGGGTTCCTCGGCTCCGGAATCGTGCTGCTCGTCCTGACCTACGTCATGTCCGGCGTCCGGCTCTCCGCACCCGCGCCCGGAAACGTCCCCGCATCCCCGGCGAACCTCTCCGACGCACAGCAGCAGATCCGGGGCCTGCAGAACCAGCTCGCGGAGGTGCACGCCCGGCAGGAGCACCGGATGGTCGTCGCCTGGCTCCTCGCGCTGGTGGTGATGGCGGCCCTCTCCCTCCTGCTCGGTCGTCTCCTGGCCCGCCGGGTTCTGCGTCCGCTGCGGCTCATCACGGCCGCGACGCGGCGGATCTCCGCGGAGAACCTGCACGAGCGGCTCGCGGTGACCGGCCCCGCCGACGAGGTGAAGGAGCTCGCCGACACCGTCGACGGTCTGCTCGAACGTCTTGAGGCCTCGTTCGTCGCGCAGCGCCGCTTCGTCGGCAACGCCTCGCACGAACTGCGTACCCCGCTGGCAACGATCCGGGCATCGCTGGACGTGGCCGTCGCCAAACCGGAGCCCGCGGCCCAGACCCTCGCGCTCGCCGGCCGGGTACGGACCGAGCTGGACCGTGTGGACCATCTGCTCGACGGCTTCCTCCTCCTCGCCCGCGCGCAGCACGGCGCCTTCTCCGACCGGACCCTCGTGTCGCTGGGCGAGCTGGCGCGGGGGGCGCTGGGCGGCCGGGCTCCCGACATCGCCGCGAAGGGCCTGGGCGTGGACGCCGAGGCAGGAGAGGCGGCGTGGACGCGGGGCAGCGCGGTGCTGCTGTCCCGGATGGTGCAGAACGTCGTCGACAACGCGATCGCCCACAACGAGGAGAGCGGCTGGATCCGGGTCGCCACCGACAGCGACGGCTCCGGCGTGCGTCTGGTCGTCGAGAGCGGCGGACCGGTCCTGGAGCAGGGCCGGGTGGACCGCTTGGGGCAGCCGTTCGAGAGACTCGGCGCAGCCCGTACGGGATCGGAGGGCGGTTCGGGCCTGGGCTTGTCGATCGTGGCGGCGATCGTCGCCGCGCACGGCGGCGGTCTCGTCCTGCTGGCGCGTCCGGAGGGTGGTCTGCGGGTCATGGTGACGCTTCCGTCCGCCGCCCCGGAGAATGACGCGGTGCGGGCGGGGGTGCGGGCATGA
- a CDS encoding response regulator transcription factor — MRVLVVEDARSLAEVVAEGLRDQGMAVDLAHDGLAAAAKLDVNAYEVVVLDRDLPGIHGDVLCQMVTGRDDRPMVLMLTAAGAPGDRVSGLTLGADDYLAKPFHFPELVLRIRALARRRPTARPRTLRAAGLELDPVRRTAVRDGRPLALSVKEFAVLEALLRASPGFLSAEDLLEQVWDENADPFTNTVTVTVGRLRRKLGSPPVITTTTGVGYRIADDAPAAG, encoded by the coding sequence ATGAGGGTTCTGGTCGTGGAGGACGCGCGGTCGCTCGCCGAGGTCGTCGCCGAGGGGCTGCGGGATCAGGGGATGGCCGTCGACCTGGCGCACGACGGCCTCGCGGCCGCCGCCAAGCTCGATGTGAACGCGTACGAGGTGGTGGTCCTCGACCGGGATCTGCCGGGCATCCACGGTGATGTGCTCTGCCAGATGGTCACCGGGCGGGACGACCGTCCGATGGTGCTGATGCTGACCGCGGCCGGGGCGCCCGGCGACCGGGTCAGCGGGCTCACCCTCGGCGCCGACGACTACCTCGCCAAGCCGTTCCACTTCCCCGAACTGGTCCTGCGCATCCGGGCCCTGGCCCGCCGCAGGCCGACCGCCCGCCCCCGTACGCTGCGTGCCGCCGGTCTCGAACTCGACCCGGTGCGCCGCACCGCCGTCCGGGACGGCAGGCCGCTCGCCCTGTCGGTCAAGGAGTTCGCCGTCCTGGAGGCGCTCCTGCGCGCCAGCCCGGGTTTCCTGAGCGCGGAGGACCTCCTGGAGCAGGTGTGGGACGAGAACGCCGATCCGTTCACCAACACGGTGACGGTCACCGTCGGCCGCTTGCGCCGGAAGCTGGGCAGCCCGCCGGTCATCACGACGACGACCGGTGTGGGCTACCGCATCGCCGACGACGCCCCCGCGGCCGGCTGA
- a CDS encoding MarR family winged helix-turn-helix transcriptional regulator, which translates to MQPDAIAAIVDQWRRERPDLDASPMLVIGRLFRLTHTLDQQLRPPFADAGLGSGDFDLLAALRRTGEPYALSAGELSRTVLVTTGAITKRVDRLEARGLVARTVDEADSRGRLITLTPEGVALTDTLIAVHLDNQRRLLAGLGEEEQAHLADLLERLTVTQPTSED; encoded by the coding sequence ATGCAGCCCGACGCCATCGCAGCCATCGTCGACCAGTGGAGAAGGGAGCGCCCCGATCTGGACGCGTCCCCGATGCTCGTCATCGGCCGGCTCTTCCGCCTCACCCACACGCTCGACCAGCAGCTGCGCCCGCCCTTCGCCGACGCCGGCCTGGGCAGCGGCGACTTCGACCTGCTCGCCGCGCTCCGGCGGACCGGCGAGCCCTACGCCCTCTCCGCGGGCGAACTCAGCCGCACCGTCCTCGTCACCACCGGCGCCATCACCAAGCGCGTCGACCGGCTCGAAGCCCGCGGTCTGGTCGCCAGGACCGTCGACGAGGCCGACTCGCGCGGACGCCTCATCACCCTCACCCCCGAGGGCGTCGCCCTGACCGACACACTCATCGCGGTCCACCTCGACAACCAGCGCCGGCTCCTCGCCGGACTCGGCGAGGAGGAACAGGCACACCTCGCGGACCTGCTGGAGCGGCTCACCGTCACGCAGCCGACGAGCGAGGACTGA